In Procambarus clarkii isolate CNS0578487 chromosome 13, FALCON_Pclarkii_2.0, whole genome shotgun sequence, the genomic stretch caattttatatatttttcattagGAATAAATTTATTAAAGTTTGGATCATGTTAATTACACAGTAAAGCTGGAACTAGCTTATGTCTTACCTCCTTCAAATCATCCTCGAGCATCTGTTCCAACTTAAACTTGGGCAGGAAAAGTTCGACCGTGTCAGTATGGGCCCGTTCCTGGGTGGCTCTCAACAGGGTGCCGGAAGTGAGCGCTGACACCACGCGCCGGAACCCTTCCTCTCCCTCGACGTCCGGCAGTAACAACAACATGGAAATGGCGTCTCCGGCGTAGGGTACTTCCAGAACTTGGGCTGCCAGCTCCTCTGAGTGGGctgatagtgtggaggaagagctatcATGTACAATCTTATAGAGGTTGTAGTTTGATTTTAGTGAGTTGGTATTTGTGTGAACCAGCGTCAAATTTGTATACACTTATTACATAATAGTTTGTGATAATGTCCTGTTATGAACGTTGTCAAGGGCGAAAAGAAGCAGGCACTGGAGGCCCTATGCAAGAAAAAAGACACGAAATAAAATCTGGTGGACAGGAATAATGCAGAATGTTTTGTCAAAATTGATCAGTGCTCGTATAATGCCATTAATGAAGGTTTTAATTACAGTACGACCTACTAATCCCATGATTGTGTTGGGTCACATAGAGAGGATGCAGTTGGTAACTGCTTTGACATGACCGATAGGAAAGAAACCTCAGGCTAATTGAAAGGGGCACTAGCTCTCTATATTTGGGATTAATATTTGAATGTGGCTCGAATATCTATGgaattctctgtctctctcaggtGCTCCAGTTCTCCATTTCCAGTATCTGAAATACTGGAGCACTTGAGAGAGGAATAACTTCCGATCCATATTCAGATACGGATCCAGACTCCAGGGAGGAAGCCTCTCTCAGAGGTGCTGCAGGACAGCCAAGCACAGTGGTCTCTGACCCTATTTGGGAGGGAAGACTCATGTAGCGTCCATGGTAGAAGATCTTTGGTGAGTGTAAGCGTAGTATTGTGTACCAAAATGTCCGGAATATGTCAGCGGTAGATCAATTGTGTAGCAACACAGTTTTCTATCGGCGACTGAACTAATGTTAGTATCTTTGGAAAGTTAGATGAAGTCcagtaaatttatatatattctggAAATTAGTTAGGAGCGCCAGACCAGTAATGCATTAAAATATTGTGTTGAAATGTTGGTTGATCAAGGGGGACATAAATATGTCAAATGCACACTTTTATCCACCTCGAAATTATTACACAGACTTGATGTAAGAAAGTCAAAGCATTTACTGAAGAACTGAGTAAATGTTATCATTAATGGGTAAAGAATTAAGATATCAGACACCCGATATGTCTATAAATTAATAAGCAGTAGCTGTATTCTCCTTTCCTACACCTTAAGTGGGTAAAACATCTCATCTTTCCTCCCCTTAGAATGAATATAGTccgcctctctccctcttttctctGGTTATCAAGACTCTATCACTCCCATTCTAATGTAACTATCAGGAGTGTGGTTACCGTAGTAGGCCGGCCTCACTTAAGATCTGGAAGTGAAGGTCTCTCACTCTCCCTATACTAAGAAACAGGCCAGTGCAAGGCTTATGGTAACTGAAGTGTAGTCAACTAGAATCAGATCCCATAACCCGTATTTAATCTAGTTACTCCCTTCACTTCATTACAATGCCTCCGTCGTATTTACACGCTGGTCCTCCGACCCTGCAGTGTTTCTGGGACTCCATCAAATGTCTTAATAATAATGACGATAATACAAGGACACTGGCCGAGCTTCACCTGGTGATGTAACCTTACCTAGCCTGAGCTTTGTCTTGATCCTCATCATGGCCACGTCGACAGAGTGGCCGGGGGAGACAAAGAACTGCCTGGGTTGTGTGTGCGAGGGTTTGAACTGGTACCTCCAGGTGCCCTTGAAGTAGGCGGCGTTGATAAGCATCATGATGGCGTCCACCATGTCATCAGGGCTCACCAGATTCGGAATGAGGcctttggtggtggtggacacgaaCTCGTTGATGGTGGCCGAAGAACCGTAAAGCTGGTGATGAACAAATTGCTCGTTAATAATTATCTTGATAAATGGGCAACAATGAAAACTTTTCACAACTGATGAGCCAAAACATCCCCTCACATGGGGATGGCCAACCCAAGTCTTGTAGATAACCCGCCCGACTCTGGGGAAGGTGGAGGTGGTCCTCTACCAGACGCTCCAGTCAAATACACAACGAAGTGACAATAGTGTAACTGTGATTGCCTTGTGTACACTTCACTGACTACTCACCTCTTCGTACTTGATCACGACTACTACCATGATCATTTTAGTAATAGCTTAACCAAGTTAAGCAATTAACCTGATCGCTTGTAACTTGGTCACTTTAACTTAATAACTACAATTGTAATTTCTTAGCAATAATTGAAACTTAATCACTACAATTGTAACTTGATAACTGCAATAGTACCTTCCTTAACACAACTGAAACTAAATCACTATAACTGATAATTTTTCACGGCTATTCTAACTTAATCACTGAAAATGTAACTTACTCTGTACAATTGTAACTTAATCAATGCAATTGCAACTTGATTTCTTTAATTATAACTTAATCAATTGCCGTTGCAATTGTAACTTCGAGGCAAATTAAAATTGAAACTTATTCGCAACATATATAACTGTCTTAACCTACATAACATAAGGGTCCAGTTCCTGAAGCCATTCAGTGACCCACAACATCGCAAGGCGGTTCGGACACATAATAATCTAATTAACCAAAATTAATTAAACAGGTCAATTTTCCGCCaagaaattagagaaaaacaTGACAAAAGGCATTTGAACATAATGAATAAAAACCCTTATCTCTTACGTCTGAGAAGTCGATCTTCTGGAGCTCCTTGTGGAGGATGGTGGAGATGCAAGGTCGCAGGTCAAGGAGGTCGTCAAAGTAGGCACGATTGGCGATGTTGAAGGTGTACTGGGGCTGGCTGCTGGCTCGCTGGGCGtacctgtgtgggggagagcctggctgtagtggtgatggtagcagtATTGGTGGTAgcattagtggtggtggtagtggtgatggtggtggtagtggtgatggtgggaatagtagtggtaatggtggcagtagtggtgatggtagcagtagtggtggtggtggaagtggtgatggtgggagtagTAGTAGTGAAGTTAgcagaagtggtggtggtggtagtggtagttgtgatggttgcagtagtagtggtggtagtggagatggtggtggtagtggtgatggtggaaatagtagtgataatggtggcagtagtggtgatggtgggagtagtaatgatggtgctagtgatggtgatgatgctagtgttggtgttggtggtagtgatggtattgATGCCAGTGATGGTGTTGATGCCAGTGATGGTGTTAgtgttagtgatggtgatgatgctagtgatggtgttggtggtagtgatggtattgATGCCAGTGATGGTATTGATGCCAGTGATGGTGTTGATGCCAGTGATGGTGTTAgtgttagtgatggtgatgatgctagtgatggtgttggtgctagtgatggtgttggtgctagtgatggtgttggtgctagtgatggtgttggtgctagtgatggtgttggtgctagtgatggtgttggtgctagtgatggtgggAATAGTAATgatggtgctagtgatggtgatgatgctagtgatggtgttggtgctagtgatggtgatgatgctagtgatggtgttggtgctagtgatggtgatgatgctagtgatggtgttgatgccagtgatggtgttgatgctagtgatggtgttcgtgttagtgatggtgatgatgctagGAATGGTGATGAaactagtgatggtgttggtgctagtgatggtgggAGTAGTAATgatggtgctagtgatggtgatgatgctagTGATGGTGGGAGTAGTAATGATGGTGCTAGTGATAGTGATGATGCTAATGATGGTGTTGATGCCAGTGATGGTGTTGATGCTAGTAATGGTGTTagtgctagtgatggtgttggttctagtgatggtgttggtgctagtgatggtgttggtgctagtgatggtgttggttctagtgagggtgttggtgctagtgatggtgttggtgctagtgatggtgatgatgctagtgatggtgttggtgctagtgatggtgatgatgctagtgatggtgttggtgctagtgatggtgttggtgctagtgatggtgttggtgctagtgatggtgttggttctagtgatggtgttggtgctagtgatggtgttggtgctagtgatggtgatgatgctacTAATGGTGATGatactagtgatggtgttggtgctagtgatggtgttggtgctagtgatggtgatgatgctagtgatggtgttggtgctagtaATGGTGATGATGCTAGTAATGGTGATGatactagtgatggtgttggtgctagtgatggtgttggtgctagtgatggtgatgatgctagtgatggtgttggtgctagtgatggtgatgatgctacTAATGGTGATGatactagtgatggtgttggtgctagtgatggtgttggtgctagtgatggtgatcGTGGACAAATAAGAATATGATGAACGAATCATACTCTTTCATCAGTCACCTAATGGGGGCTACAACCTCCCAGGGTTCTAACCCACAGCAATTTTCTTAACTTGCTTGGTACCAATTAATTgcttggtgaacaggtgcatcaggtgaaaggaaacgtgaccAGGTGCTTGTGTCCTGCCAGAGAATTGAATTCGAGTCCCTCGCGTGTGAGCTGAGGCTGTAGCCTACTGCACTGCAGGAGTCACGTAGCATGCagccgatgagtcacaataacgtggctaaagtaagttgaccagaccacacactagaaggtaaagggacgacgacgtttcggtccgtcctggaccattctcaagtcgattgtgatgaggaagaagatgcaggcaataaataggctagagagaggtgaggagcaaagtgtagtagaggagatagtagtaggaataagaactgcagaaggcctattggccttctgcagtaatAGTAATAGGAtagtaataattaaataaaaataaattggtctaaaaaaataaaaaaaaaaaattgattggtcttcctccaaaaattattttagaggaagaccaatcaataggatgattggaatccctcacatgaccgaagagagcattgttagtgtctgcagacttaacacttctcttgtgttctttaagtctgtaattcagtgtacggccagtttcgccaaagtattggagaggacaagacgaattctttctttctctttccttttctttctctcttctctcttttctatTCTTTGTTTGCTTTACGTTCCCTTCCTattctcttcttattcctattactatctccttattcggtggttataataggagcagcctcgtataggccaataggctctctgcatttcttattcctactactatctcctctactacactttgctcctcaCTTCTCTCTAGtttatttattgcctgcatctatttcctcatcacaatcgacttgagaatggtccaggacagaccgaaacgtcgtcgtcccttcaccttctagtgtgtggtctggtcagccatGTAGCATGTGCGTTGCTGGGGAACTCATCATCAGTGTTTATAAGCATCTTTGTGTCTGGGAATACTATTGGTGTAAGTGAATATTGTAATGTGCTTGAAGAAATCGTGTATGATAATAATGTAGTGAGGTGATAGAGTCGGTACTCACATTACGTCAAGTGCGCGCCACAACCGCAGTGTTGACGCCTTGTCCGTAACCCTGAGCGCGGCTTCCAGTTGGGTCTTGGTGCTTCCCGCCGTCCCGAAGTAGATCAGGGTGAGCGCTGTCCAAATGCTATAGGGCGAGAAAAAGAGGTTCTCGGCCGGGGTGTTGCGGGAAAGTTGTCTGTAGAGATCAAAGCTGAAGTCGTTGATGCCGGAGAGGTCAGTGTTGACGCCTCTGGAGTTGCCACTGTCGGAGAGGCATTGTGGGACGACGCTGGCCACCGTTGCCACGACAACCGTCGCCATGGTAACTCCCGCCACAGCTTCCCACCTCATATTTCTGCCGGAAGACaagatttttattttatatttttaattatttttatatacaagagttcttatacattcttgtacagccactagtacgcgtagcgtttcgggcaagtccttcatccaatgttccctggaatacgacccgccaaatcgtttaacaaccaggtacccattttactgttgggttaaacagagactacagttaaggattggcgcccagtaaatcctctccggccaggacaCGAACCTAGAAACAAAggtctcgcgaaacgccaggagaGGGTctaaaccactacaccacggtgaCTGCTTAAATCTCTTGAACCCTTCATGTGAAACTGAAACCTTTCTGTCACTCACCCGCCAGATATGATTAATGGGGATCATAATAAACTAATTAACCTGTGACTGTTGACGTGGCCATGTAACTGGCTCATCAAGGCTGAACTTGTTTCACTAAACCAACTTTGGGATTCCGTTTCTGAGCCGATTATCTGTATCTATTAATTAGGATGTCTGTCTGTCAGAGAAGGGAAGCCAGACGCTTAGGGCTAGCCTCTCACATAACATTACATCCTGATTTGTGATTTTACAGTCAAAGCCGTAGGACGGTTGGGGTCGACCTCTCCTTAATGAAGAAGGATCGGCTCCTATGCGTCCACCAGCAAGTCCTGTGAAATATAAAATGAGGGTTTGACTGTCCATAGAGTGTTAAACAGAGTTAACAGCTGTTATCCTAAAGAATCAACGTCCATACCATTGATTCAACATCAATAACGTTGACTGAATATTACTCGAGCATCTTTTGCCCATTAGGAGAGGAATGGGATGGAATGAGAGAGGTAGAGGGAGGGGGAACAGGAGGTAGAgacgtgagagagggagagaaccaGAGAGATTTAGagtgacagaggcagagagaactGGAGTGATGGAGAGAGGTAGAGGGAACGAGAGGGAGAGTGAATGGGGTATGAtgcccactaccccccacaggatgggtatggtgcccactaccacccacaggatgggtatggtgcccactaccgcccacaggatgggtatggtgcccactaccgcccacagaatgggtatggtgcccactactgcccacaggatgggtagggtGCCCAAtaccgcccgcaggatgggtatggggtcaactaccgctcacaggatgggtatgttgcccactaccgcccacatgatgggtatggtgcccactaccgcccacatgatgtgtatggggtccactacctcccacaggatgggtttggtacccactacagccacaggatgggtatggtgcccactaccgcccacatgatgtgtatggggtccactaccgcccacaggatgggtatggtgccaACTACCgccacaggatgggtctggggtccactaccgcccacatgatgggtatggtgctcactaccgcccacaggatgggtatgctgcctactaccgcccacaggatgggtatggggtccactaccgcccacaggatgggtatggggtccactaccgcccacatgatgtgtatggggtccactaccgcccacaggatgggtttggtgcCCACTacagtcacaggatgggtatggtgcccactaccgctcacaggatgggtatggtgcccactaccgcccacaggatgggtatggggtccactaccgcccacaggatgggtatggtgcctactaccgcccacaggatgggtatggggtccactaccgcccacaggatgggtatggtgtccactaccgcccacaggatgggtatggggtccactaccgccacaggatgggtatggggtccactaccgcccacggggtgggtatggtgcccactaccgcccacggggtgggtatggggtccactaccacccacatgatgggtatggtgtccactaccgcccacatgatgggtatggggtccactactgcccacaggatgggtatggggtcaactaccgctcacaggatgggtatggtttcCACTAGcgctcacatgatgggtatgttgcccactaccgcccacatgatgggtatggtgcccactaccgcccacatgatgtgtatggggtccactaccgcccacaggatgggtatggtgcccactaccgtcacaggatgggtatggggtccactaccgcccacatgatgggtatggtgcccaccaccgcccacatgatgtgtatggggtacactactgcccacaggatgggtttggtgcCCATTAccgccacaggatgggtatggtgcccactaccgctcacaggatgggtatggtgcccactaccgcccacaggatgggtatagggtctactaccgcccacaggatgggtatggtgcccactaccgcccacaggatgggtatggggtccactaccgcccacaggatgggtatggtgcccactaccgcccacaggataggtatggggtccactaccgccacaggatgggtatcgggtccactaccgcccacggggtgggtatggtgcccactaccgcccacaggatgggtatggggtccactaccacccacatgatgggtatggtgtccactaccgcccacggggtgggtatggtgcccactaccgcccacagggtgggcatAGTGCCAACTACCCCCCACTGGGTGGGCATGGTGCCAACTACCGCCTACGGGGGTGGGTATGGGTTGCCTAATAAGTGAAGTAAACTACCTGAAGCTTCCTCTGTGTcagtcacaaaccacagttgttaacGCTCACCGGCTAATTAATCTCTAGTCTCATGAGCGTCTGACACCACGcacttctgttgttgttgttgttgttgcttatgacaccaacacacaccttaTCCAGCCAATAGGTAGGCGGGCATAAGCTTATGACACAGCTGTTCAGTGTCGTGATCAAACTTGACACAACAACATTTAACGTTATGACACAACACCCAAGTATCGTGAGACTGCCACTAAACAtcctccagtgtcgtgaggttatgACACAACACTCTAATGTGACGAACGTATtgaaacactgtaaaagtgtttggtttagttgtatttaatacatagagtacatgagtcacagacaggaatttgagaaggcgccagcttggtcggcctgagtttcacacctctaatagttaatgaccccaagtgacctgaggtcagatcatgcgaatttcaccttacttctactaatcttataattggagcctggtagccttcaaacatgccgacatttaaggagtggcttggtagagagccggaggctatctacttgtgggcggagttaactactaggttccccaatatatactcggagagctatcgattcgagaggattaacaagacagaagaccaggcagcagagcaggaggacaacagccgagacaggctgtcggtcggatgggggtgaagctgcctgacagctgcagactctctccccccccctctcaatccagctataggcaggcacttggtgagttgaacattaaggtgacttgtcgtgttttacaagtgttgtgtgatgatcaggggcagtcagttgtagtgttctcagattcttggaggatgactcactttacatatatagatcttgaacattgcttaaattatgatacttagtatgtgaaatataattgaatttattatttaaattgcctttgtgtcccctagagttgagttgaggtgagaaagcctctgggattattggttccctgattttactgagtacaggaaagatgggacatactaataatgtcttgagaacatcttttgagaattttgtgatacagacaagttccattccttgtcttgtatgtaatgatcatgaatggatggtggcagcatttcgtcttctactatctactcttctactactatctactcttctacttctacctatctacacctctccctccacccctctctaaactctcactttcaactaatgaccctcctcgcccctcccacctctctcaccccaaaccctcactaattacttcactattcatttctttcctttcgtttcctcttatacgtttgtggcagtgaaatgtattctagagttctctctagagtttcgggtagttgatcaagttacggcgccttgtagtcttagcacctaggtagtcaaatacctaggttacaaggtgttgaacgagagaggttgccttaggaattctggaggtgctctagaatagttagctaactggggacggtataacggactagagagagctgtttcccccggcctcgttagttaactggggggtggaataatggacaagttagagctatttccccccaccccccgttacagtatGACAGAGCACTACTGTCACGACTTGTTTCGGGAGTTTGACACCACACAACTTCAAGTTTCGTGAGATTATGACACAGTCCTCCAATGTCGATAGTTTATGACACAAGTCGCGTGAGGCGAGGTAATATGACACATTCTAGTGTGAGGTTGACACCAGACACCATCTGGTTAGAGTGTCACAACACATCCTTTAGTGCTGTGAACTTATGACACAAGTGACATGAGGCCATGACCGGCCACAGGTGTCTGGTGTCAAGGCGGGAGTAATCAACAAATGATGCTGCTGGTGATGAGCAGGTGATGAGCTCACTTGGTGATGACACCACCACTCCGTgaatcaacaccacacttgaactAGTAGTAGCGgtcatccatcagtctcaagagaatatggagttgcgctctggttgtcggtctggggcggtctctccagggcgcaaagtcagggaagctgttacccatgcagccccCTTGAACTGTTTCCTTATCAAAGCCACACAGCAAAGACCAACCAACCTGGAGGAACCGGTTAATGGCTGCTGGAAGAGATGAGGACAGTGTCACTGGAGCTGTATGATGGTCAACAGTGACGGGAGAAGCACCGGTGGTGGGTGAGGacgctggtgactgtgtgtggtggtactcAGGGCCAGCATATATACCCGCCCCGCTCGCCTGCCGACTGTCCGCCTTCACTCACTGTTCCTTTTTCCCTCCCTCTAGCATC encodes the following:
- the LOC138364277 gene encoding leukocyte elastase inhibitor-like, which translates into the protein MRWEAVAGVTMATVVVATVASVVPQCLSDSGNSRGVNTDLSGINDFSFDLYRQLSRNTPAENLFFSPYSIWTALTLIYFGTAGSTKTQLEAALRVTDKASTLRLWRALDVMYAQRASSQPQYTFNIANRAYFDDLLDLRPCISTILHKELQKIDFSDLYGSSATINEFVSTTTKGLIPNLVSPDDMVDAIMMLINAAYFKGTWRYQFKPSHTQPRQFFVSPGHSVDVAMMRIKTKLRLAHSEELAAQVLEVPYAGDAISMLLLLPDVEGEEGFRRVVSALTSGTLLRATQERAHTDTVELFLPKFKLEQMLEDDLKEGLKNLGIRDLFNGSLADLSQFSVNKELVVSKTIHKAFVEVNEEGTEAAASTAVVAVVRSGFNRAHSFVCNRPFLFLIHDNQTKNVLFMGAYKKPLTGSYRKTQTAYRRGSGKNK